The following are encoded in a window of Nibricoccus aquaticus genomic DNA:
- a CDS encoding urea amidolyase associated protein UAAP2, with amino-acid sequence MTSSSLSPANAAYRTTVLAGDYWAHTIRRGQTFRIVDLEGNQAADTLFLDAANPENRYSASDTIRHQGALYLTTGTQLMSTEGDILLTITADTCGRHDTLGGACSRESNTMRYAHEKEFMHACRDSFIRGAQECGCELGKRDITCNINFFMNVPVTPDGQLTFADGLSAPGKYVELRAERDVICIISNCPQLNNPCNAYNPTPIEVLIWNS; translated from the coding sequence ATGACCTCTAGTTCCCTTTCTCCTGCCAACGCCGCTTACCGCACCACCGTCCTCGCCGGCGACTACTGGGCCCACACCATCCGCCGCGGCCAGACCTTCCGCATCGTCGATCTCGAGGGAAACCAGGCTGCCGACACCCTCTTCCTCGACGCCGCGAATCCGGAAAACCGCTACAGCGCGTCCGACACCATCCGCCACCAAGGCGCGCTCTACCTCACGACCGGTACGCAGCTCATGTCCACCGAAGGCGACATCCTGCTCACCATCACCGCCGACACCTGCGGCCGCCACGACACCCTCGGCGGCGCCTGCTCCCGCGAGAGCAACACCATGCGCTACGCCCACGAAAAAGAGTTCATGCACGCCTGCCGAGACAGCTTCATCCGCGGCGCACAGGAGTGCGGCTGCGAACTCGGGAAGCGCGACATCACCTGCAACATCAACTTCTTCATGAACGTCCCCGTCACCCCCGACGGACAACTCACCTTCGCCGACGGTCTCTCCGCCCCGGGCAAATACGTCGAGCTCCGCGCCGAGCGCGACGTCATCTGCATCATCTCCAACTGCCCCCAGCTCAACAACCCCTGCAACGCCTACAACCCCACCCCCATCGAAGTCCTGATCTGGAACTCCTGA
- a CDS encoding BNR repeat-containing protein gives MRTVHRFHTGLLLAGLSLLPLIALAPGSAIAAGTLQRSPIAGNAFAGSSVNVVANIRQSIASHNGQQFTAFYDVDGFMVLARRALNSDTQPSAWETHRTSHRGNVADAHNSISLAIDGAGFLHVSWDHHGNPLNYARSVAPGSLELATKSPMTGQREARVTYPQFFPLPSGDLLFLYRDGRSGQGSLVLNRYDTATQTWRTVQPDLISGEGQRSPYWAMTVDARGTLHLAWNWRESPDVASNHDLAYARSTDGGLSWTKSDSTSYALPITAASAEYAALIPQNSNLMNPPFITTDSASNPAIVSYWSPKPDAAPQFQIIHHDGKTWQQIPGPARTDKFSLAGTGTKRPPISRALLLFSSSAKTSSLHLVYRDDSRSGRIIIATRESIPDSVWRETELTPDSVGAWEPSFDPVAWEKFQQFHILVQRAEQRDGNDHTAAPTPPEKISVLTWTP, from the coding sequence ATGCGCACAGTGCATCGCTTTCACACCGGCCTTCTCCTGGCTGGCCTCTCGCTCCTGCCACTGATAGCTCTCGCGCCCGGTTCGGCCATAGCCGCTGGAACACTCCAGCGCTCCCCCATCGCCGGCAACGCCTTTGCCGGTAGCTCCGTCAACGTCGTCGCCAACATCCGCCAGTCCATCGCCTCTCACAACGGCCAGCAGTTCACTGCCTTCTATGACGTCGATGGCTTCATGGTCCTCGCCCGCCGTGCCCTGAATTCAGATACACAGCCCTCCGCCTGGGAAACTCACCGCACATCCCATCGCGGCAACGTCGCCGACGCCCACAACTCCATCAGCCTCGCCATCGACGGCGCCGGCTTCCTCCACGTCTCCTGGGATCACCATGGCAACCCGCTCAACTACGCCCGATCCGTCGCTCCCGGCTCGCTCGAACTCGCCACGAAATCCCCGATGACCGGCCAGCGCGAAGCCCGCGTCACCTACCCGCAATTCTTCCCCCTTCCCTCCGGCGATCTCCTCTTCCTCTACCGCGACGGCCGCTCCGGCCAGGGCTCTCTCGTTCTCAACCGCTACGACACCGCTACCCAGACCTGGCGCACCGTTCAACCCGACCTCATCAGCGGCGAAGGCCAGCGCAGCCCCTATTGGGCCATGACCGTCGATGCGCGCGGCACCCTCCACCTCGCCTGGAACTGGCGCGAATCCCCCGACGTCGCCAGCAATCACGACCTCGCCTACGCCCGCTCGACCGACGGCGGCCTCTCCTGGACCAAGAGCGACTCCACGTCTTACGCGTTGCCCATCACCGCCGCCTCAGCCGAGTACGCCGCGCTGATCCCGCAAAACTCCAACCTCATGAACCCGCCGTTCATCACGACCGACTCCGCCAGCAACCCCGCCATCGTCAGCTACTGGTCGCCCAAGCCCGACGCCGCCCCGCAATTCCAAATCATCCACCACGACGGCAAAACCTGGCAGCAAATTCCCGGCCCCGCTCGCACCGATAAATTCTCCCTCGCCGGCACCGGCACCAAACGCCCGCCCATCTCTCGCGCTCTCCTCCTGTTTTCATCTTCCGCCAAAACCTCCTCGCTCCACCTCGTCTACCGCGACGACTCCCGCTCCGGCCGCATCATCATCGCCACCCGCGAATCCATCCCCGACTCCGTCTGGCGCGAAACCGAACTCACCCCCGATTCCGTCGGCGCATGGGAACCCTCCTTCGATCCCGTCGCGTGGGAAAAATTCCAGCAATTCCACATACTCGTCCAACGCGCCGAGCAACGCGACGGCAACGACCACACCGCCGCCCCAACCCCGCCCGAAAAAATCTCCGTCCTCACCTGGACCCCGTAG
- a CDS encoding glycosylase: MSSRFSTARPLALLAASLALLPLARASTATASSSSESPAPAPATRTVIPFPAAKPRLVKSAVMQQIYDEVKTPFKYGVILKPEDGELIDCPNVFRHGGRWYMMFVANKDKVGYETHLAVSDDLLHWTRLGKILPFSKQGWDAWQGDGGLALYDTKWDGSHELAKHDGKYWLSYIGGAQQGYEPDPLAIGLANTDDPTAIKEWSRLPENPVLSPHQPDVRDFEHTTLYKSAIIRDEQRTLGAPFVMFYNGKSPLRGIETIGIAISDDLRNWRRFGHGPVVANIGTSAWAISGDPQITKIGDAWVMFYFGAFYKPKAFDTFAVSYDLVHWTKWEGPHLIEPSEPYDKDFAHKPWIMKHDGVVYHFYCAVGEQGRVIALAASQDLRTREANATDAKTEKH, translated from the coding sequence ATGAGCTCACGTTTTTCCACCGCCCGCCCCTTGGCTCTGCTCGCCGCCTCGCTCGCACTTCTTCCGCTCGCCCGCGCATCCACGGCCACCGCCTCCTCTTCTTCCGAATCGCCAGCACCCGCCCCCGCCACCCGCACCGTCATCCCCTTCCCCGCCGCCAAGCCGCGCCTCGTGAAAAGCGCGGTCATGCAGCAGATCTACGACGAGGTGAAAACTCCGTTCAAATACGGCGTGATCCTCAAACCCGAGGACGGCGAACTCATCGATTGCCCCAACGTCTTCCGCCACGGCGGCCGCTGGTACATGATGTTCGTCGCGAACAAAGATAAAGTCGGCTACGAAACCCACCTCGCCGTCAGCGACGACCTGCTGCATTGGACGCGCCTTGGAAAAATCCTGCCCTTCTCCAAACAGGGCTGGGACGCCTGGCAGGGCGACGGCGGTCTCGCGCTCTACGACACGAAATGGGACGGCTCACACGAGCTCGCCAAACACGACGGCAAATACTGGCTCTCCTACATCGGCGGCGCTCAACAAGGCTACGAACCCGACCCGCTCGCCATCGGACTCGCTAACACTGACGACCCGACCGCGATCAAAGAATGGTCACGCCTCCCGGAAAATCCCGTCCTCTCGCCGCACCAGCCCGACGTACGCGACTTCGAACACACCACACTCTACAAGAGCGCCATCATCCGCGACGAGCAGCGCACCCTCGGTGCGCCGTTCGTCATGTTCTACAACGGCAAGTCCCCCCTGCGCGGCATTGAGACCATCGGCATCGCCATCTCCGACGATCTCCGCAACTGGCGCCGCTTCGGCCACGGTCCCGTCGTCGCCAACATCGGCACCTCCGCGTGGGCCATCAGCGGCGATCCACAAATCACCAAGATCGGCGACGCCTGGGTCATGTTCTATTTCGGCGCATTCTATAAGCCCAAAGCCTTCGACACCTTCGCCGTCTCCTACGACCTCGTCCACTGGACGAAATGGGAAGGCCCGCACCTCATCGAGCCGAGCGAGCCCTACGACAAAGACTTCGCGCACAAGCCCTGGATCATGAAACACGACGGCGTCGTCTATCACTTCTACTGCGCCGTCGGCGAACAAGGCCGCGTCATCGCCCTCGCAGCGTCCCAAGACTTACGTACGCGCGAAGCAAATGCGACCGACGCAAAAACAGAAAAGCACTGA
- the nikR gene encoding nickel-responsive transcriptional regulator NikR — protein sequence MTKKKKSDKITRFSVSLPESLLDELDTMVARRGYASRSQAVAALARDGLVEYASQLGTESVAGTISLVYDHTQRGLQQRLAAIQHKYFLMVVTSMHVHLENHNYMEVLLVQGPARELQKLADELVTARGVKNGKLNLTASAMPPLL from the coding sequence ATGACCAAGAAAAAAAAGTCCGACAAGATCACCCGCTTCAGCGTCTCCCTCCCTGAAAGCCTCCTCGACGAGTTGGACACCATGGTCGCCCGCCGCGGCTACGCCAGCCGCTCCCAGGCCGTCGCCGCTCTCGCCCGCGACGGACTTGTTGAATACGCCAGCCAGCTCGGCACCGAATCCGTCGCCGGCACGATCAGCCTCGTTTACGACCACACCCAGCGCGGCCTCCAGCAACGCCTCGCCGCCATCCAGCACAAGTACTTCCTCATGGTCGTCACCAGCATGCACGTCCACCTGGAGAACCATAATTACATGGAAGTCCTCCTCGTGCAGGGCCCGGCCCGCGAACTCCAAAAGCTCGCCGACGAACTCGTCACCGCCCGCGGCGTCAAAAACGGCAAGCTGAACCTCACCGCCTCAGCCATGCCGCCTCTACTCTGA
- a CDS encoding ABC transporter permease produces the protein MSNSPWFAIQHPLTSRRRFLLGLFSFTLPLILWCAVSYTPFIWHPMIRVESPGGVSWFRPGLLVERAVFATENAKALAANQPAATGTRANPVFLPEPHKVAQAFYTAFTTEPKLRGDVWLHESLWRSIQTIAWGFLISSAIGIPLGILCGAYALWSRISEPVIDFIRYMPAPAFGALAVAVLGINDAPKIAIIFVGTFFQQVLVVANTIRRTDPSLLEAAQTLGCRGFRLVLHVIVPSKLAELYTDTRILLGWAWTYLIVAEVVGVSSGITFFINQQAKYRNFENVYAAIIMIGLLGLATDQILAFIGKRLFPWETQRPSRLRAFIVRLFSSRQTPLTASPKSPAISPASTEARS, from the coding sequence ATGTCGAATTCCCCCTGGTTCGCGATCCAGCACCCGCTCACTTCTCGCCGCCGCTTTCTCCTCGGCCTCTTCTCCTTCACGCTCCCCCTGATCCTCTGGTGCGCCGTCAGCTACACCCCATTCATCTGGCACCCGATGATCCGCGTCGAGTCCCCCGGCGGCGTCTCCTGGTTCCGCCCCGGCCTCCTCGTCGAACGCGCCGTCTTCGCCACTGAAAACGCCAAAGCCCTCGCCGCTAACCAACCCGCTGCCACCGGCACCCGCGCCAATCCCGTCTTCCTCCCCGAGCCCCACAAAGTCGCCCAGGCCTTCTACACCGCCTTCACCACCGAGCCCAAACTCCGCGGCGACGTCTGGCTCCACGAAAGTCTCTGGCGCTCCATCCAGACCATCGCGTGGGGTTTCCTGATCTCCTCCGCCATCGGCATCCCGCTCGGCATTCTATGCGGCGCCTATGCCCTTTGGTCGCGCATCAGCGAGCCCGTCATCGACTTCATCCGCTACATGCCCGCGCCCGCCTTCGGTGCCCTCGCCGTCGCTGTCCTCGGCATTAACGACGCCCCGAAGATCGCCATCATTTTCGTCGGCACCTTCTTCCAGCAAGTCCTCGTCGTGGCCAACACGATACGCCGCACCGATCCCTCGCTCCTCGAAGCCGCGCAAACCCTCGGCTGCCGCGGCTTCCGACTCGTCCTCCACGTCATCGTCCCCTCGAAACTCGCCGAGCTCTACACCGACACCCGCATCCTCCTCGGCTGGGCCTGGACTTACCTCATCGTAGCCGAAGTCGTCGGCGTCAGTTCGGGAATCACCTTCTTCATCAATCAACAGGCCAAGTACCGGAACTTCGAAAACGTCTACGCCGCCATCATCATGATCGGCCTCCTCGGCCTCGCGACCGACCAGATCCTCGCCTTCATCGGCAAGCGCCTCTTCCCCTGGGAAACCCAGCGCCCCAGCCGCCTCCGCGCCTTCATCGTCCGCCTCTTCTCCAGCCGCCAGACACCGCTCACCGCGTCTCCGAAATCCCCCGCCATCTCGCCCGCATCCACGGAGGCCCGCTCATGA
- a CDS encoding ABC transporter ATP-binding protein — translation MSTSHSTSPSTSPLPDYRAQSPSVAVRFAKLKERPVVLTVENLTRRFSKPDGTETTAIENLNFVTHRREFVCILGPSGCGKSTLIRLLAGLDTPTSGRLLLDGKEVHGPGPDRGMVFQGYTLFPWKTVMQNVMFGPLMRGTDYAEARRDALQWLGLVGLSKFADAYPNQLSGGMKQRVAIARALANNPRILLMDEPFGALDAQTRAQMQKHLLQIWKNVDVTILFITHDLDEAIYLADRILVLKANPGRINELIEVPVPRPRDPSQFTSPEFLATRARLDALIHPPATSATEPTSTENLPIIRLTQAGDDVE, via the coding sequence ATGAGCACCTCCCACTCCACCTCTCCGTCCACGTCACCGCTTCCCGACTACCGCGCCCAATCCCCCTCCGTCGCCGTCCGCTTCGCCAAACTCAAAGAGCGCCCGGTCGTCCTCACCGTCGAAAACCTCACGCGCCGCTTTTCCAAACCCGACGGCACCGAAACCACCGCAATCGAGAATCTCAACTTCGTCACCCACCGCCGCGAGTTCGTTTGCATCCTCGGCCCCTCCGGCTGCGGCAAATCCACGCTCATCCGCCTCCTCGCCGGACTCGATACACCCACCTCCGGACGACTCCTCCTCGACGGCAAAGAAGTCCACGGCCCCGGCCCCGACCGCGGCATGGTCTTCCAAGGCTACACGCTCTTCCCGTGGAAAACCGTCATGCAAAACGTGATGTTCGGCCCCCTCATGCGCGGCACCGATTACGCCGAAGCCCGCCGCGACGCCCTGCAATGGCTCGGCCTCGTCGGCCTCTCCAAATTCGCCGACGCCTACCCCAACCAACTCTCCGGCGGCATGAAGCAGCGCGTCGCCATCGCCCGCGCCCTCGCCAACAACCCGCGCATTCTCCTCATGGACGAACCGTTCGGCGCGCTCGACGCCCAGACCCGCGCCCAGATGCAGAAACACCTCCTGCAAATCTGGAAGAACGTCGACGTCACCATCCTCTTCATCACCCACGACCTCGACGAAGCCATCTACCTCGCCGACCGCATCCTCGTCCTCAAAGCCAACCCTGGCCGCATCAACGAACTCATCGAGGTCCCCGTCCCCCGCCCTCGCGATCCCTCGCAATTCACCTCTCCCGAATTCCTCGCCACCCGCGCCCGCCTCGACGCCCTCATCCACCCACCCGCCACCTCCGCCACCGAACCCACCTCCACCGAAAACCTCCCCATCATCCGCCTCACCCAAGCAGGCGACGACGTCGAATGA
- the uca gene encoding urea carboxylase, producing MFTKVLIANRATIACRIERTLRRMNIKSVAVYSEADTGSLHVDQADEAVLIGPPPAAQSYLVAEKILAVARETGAQAIHPGYGFLSENAAFAEACAAAGIVFIGPKPDQMRRFGLKHTAREVAQQQNVPLLPGTGLLSSADEALREATRIGFPVMLKSTAGGGGIGMSLIWKPEDLAAAFATVDRLSRSNFKDSGIYLEKYVERARHIEVQIFGDGKGHVVALGERECSIQRRNQKIIEETPAPCLPEETRTRLLDCAEKLGRAVGYESAGTVEFVYDDATNEFYFLEVNTRLQVEHGVTEEVTGIDLVEWMIKQAAGELDLSSFKRASSGASIQVRLYSEDPGKNFQPATGTLTEMTFPRGARIETWIARGSEVSPFYDPMIAKIIVRGADRTEALARLEQALADTHVSGLETNLLYLRQIAASDGFRAGRVTTRFLEKLPYTAPTISVLDGGTQTTVQDYPGRLGHWDVGVPPSGPMDALAFRLGNRLVGNPPSAAGLEITLTGPSLIFNTDAIIALTGATTNATLDDQPLAFWQTQTVRRGQTLRTGTISGAGMRAYLSVRHGFDIPDYLGSKATFTLGQFGGHAGRALRAGDVLRVNTRPVFGESNSTTPELPALPAELIPAHTREWDISVLYGPHGAPDFFQPEDIVDLFDSTYEVHFNSARTGVRLIGPKPRWARKDGGEAGLHPSNIHDNAYAIGTIDFTGDMPIILGPDGPSLGGFVCPATIIAADLWKIGQLKPGDKIRFQVVTAAEARIREAAQEASIETLQAISLSFPALKTVSPSQPSLLREAPVLHRIEEKPGTPAVAYRRSGDKYLLVEYGPLVLDLNLRFRVHALMQWLAGNHTPGLLDLTPGIRSLQIHYESRVLPIERLLETLISAERHLPSIDDMEVPTRIVHLPLSWEDESTLLAIRKYMQTVRKDAPWCPSNIEFIRRINGLDSIDDVKRICFDASYLVLGLGDVYLGAPVATPVDPRHRLVTTKYNPARTWTPENAVGIGGAYMCVYGMEGPGGYQFIGRTVQMWNRWRQTADFKDGKPWLLRFFDQVRFYECSPKELLKFREDFPLGRHKLRVEEQTFRLRDYQKFLTDNASSITAFKTKQQASFDAERHRWELSGQLNFSAENESAASSATDAVAIPAGCNAITAQVPGNVWKITSAVGDKITRDQPLAILESMKMEISVLSTEPGEIVEIRCTEGKPVNAGDIIAIIRP from the coding sequence ATGTTCACCAAAGTCCTCATCGCCAACCGCGCCACCATCGCCTGCCGCATCGAGCGCACGCTGCGGCGCATGAACATCAAGTCCGTCGCCGTTTACTCCGAGGCCGACACCGGTTCGCTCCACGTCGACCAGGCCGACGAAGCCGTCCTCATCGGCCCACCGCCCGCCGCGCAAAGCTACCTCGTCGCCGAAAAAATCCTCGCCGTCGCCCGCGAAACCGGCGCTCAAGCCATCCACCCGGGCTACGGTTTCCTCTCCGAAAACGCCGCCTTCGCCGAAGCCTGCGCCGCCGCCGGCATCGTCTTCATCGGCCCCAAGCCCGACCAGATGCGCCGCTTCGGCCTCAAGCACACCGCCCGCGAAGTAGCCCAGCAGCAAAACGTCCCGCTCCTCCCCGGCACCGGCCTGCTCTCCTCCGCCGACGAAGCACTCCGCGAAGCCACGCGTATCGGCTTTCCGGTGATGCTCAAAAGCACCGCCGGCGGCGGCGGCATCGGCATGTCCCTCATCTGGAAACCCGAAGACCTCGCAGCAGCCTTCGCCACCGTCGACCGGCTCAGCCGCAGCAATTTCAAAGACTCCGGCATCTACCTCGAAAAATACGTCGAGCGCGCCCGCCACATCGAGGTCCAGATCTTCGGTGACGGCAAAGGCCACGTCGTCGCTCTCGGCGAACGCGAATGCTCCATCCAGCGCCGCAATCAAAAGATCATCGAAGAAACCCCCGCGCCCTGCCTGCCCGAAGAAACGCGCACACGCCTCCTCGACTGCGCCGAAAAACTCGGCCGCGCCGTCGGCTACGAATCCGCCGGCACCGTCGAGTTCGTCTACGACGACGCCACCAACGAATTCTATTTCCTCGAGGTAAACACCCGCCTCCAGGTCGAGCACGGCGTCACCGAAGAAGTCACCGGCATCGATCTCGTCGAGTGGATGATCAAACAAGCCGCCGGCGAACTCGATCTCTCCTCCTTCAAACGCGCCTCCTCCGGCGCTTCGATTCAAGTCCGTCTCTACTCCGAAGATCCGGGTAAAAATTTCCAGCCCGCCACCGGCACGCTCACCGAGATGACCTTCCCGCGTGGCGCGCGCATAGAGACCTGGATCGCCCGCGGCAGCGAAGTCAGCCCGTTCTACGATCCGATGATCGCCAAGATCATCGTGCGCGGCGCTGACCGCACCGAAGCCCTCGCCCGCCTCGAACAAGCCCTCGCCGACACCCACGTCTCCGGCCTCGAAACCAACCTCCTCTACCTCCGCCAGATCGCCGCCTCCGACGGTTTCCGCGCCGGTCGCGTCACCACGCGCTTCCTCGAAAAACTCCCCTACACCGCGCCCACGATCTCCGTCCTCGACGGCGGCACCCAGACGACCGTCCAAGATTATCCCGGTCGTCTCGGCCACTGGGACGTCGGCGTCCCGCCCTCTGGCCCGATGGACGCCCTCGCCTTCCGCCTCGGCAACCGTCTCGTCGGCAATCCGCCTTCCGCCGCCGGTCTCGAAATCACACTCACCGGCCCGTCGCTCATCTTCAACACCGACGCCATCATCGCCCTCACCGGCGCGACCACCAACGCCACCCTCGACGACCAGCCGCTCGCCTTCTGGCAAACGCAGACCGTCCGCCGCGGACAAACCCTCCGCACCGGCACGATCTCCGGCGCAGGCATGAGAGCCTACCTCTCCGTCCGCCACGGCTTCGACATCCCCGACTACCTCGGCAGCAAAGCCACCTTCACCCTCGGCCAGTTCGGCGGCCACGCCGGCCGCGCCCTCCGCGCGGGCGACGTACTTCGCGTCAACACCCGTCCCGTTTTCGGTGAGTCCAATTCAACTACGCCTGAACTCCCCGCGCTTCCCGCCGAACTAATCCCCGCGCACACCCGCGAATGGGACATCTCGGTTCTCTACGGCCCGCACGGCGCACCAGACTTCTTCCAACCCGAAGACATCGTCGATCTCTTCGACTCCACCTACGAGGTCCACTTCAACTCCGCCCGTACCGGCGTCCGCCTCATTGGTCCGAAACCCCGCTGGGCGCGCAAAGACGGCGGCGAGGCCGGCCTGCATCCGTCCAACATCCACGACAACGCCTACGCCATCGGCACCATCGATTTCACCGGCGACATGCCGATCATCCTAGGCCCCGACGGCCCGAGCCTCGGCGGCTTCGTTTGTCCCGCTACCATCATCGCCGCCGACCTCTGGAAAATCGGCCAGCTCAAACCCGGCGACAAAATCCGCTTCCAAGTCGTCACCGCCGCTGAGGCCCGCATCCGTGAAGCCGCTCAGGAAGCGTCCATCGAAACGCTCCAAGCCATATCACTTTCATTTCCCGCTCTTAAGACAGTCTCCCCTTCGCAACCCTCGCTCCTTCGCGAGGCCCCTGTCCTCCACCGCATCGAGGAAAAACCCGGCACGCCCGCCGTCGCCTACCGCCGCTCCGGCGACAAGTACCTGCTCGTCGAATACGGCCCGCTCGTCCTCGATCTCAACCTCCGCTTCCGCGTCCACGCTCTCATGCAGTGGCTCGCCGGCAACCACACGCCCGGCCTGCTCGATCTCACGCCCGGCATCCGCTCGCTCCAGATTCACTACGAGAGCCGCGTCCTCCCCATCGAGCGCCTCCTCGAAACTCTTATCTCCGCCGAGCGCCACTTGCCGTCCATCGACGACATGGAAGTCCCCACGCGCATCGTCCACCTGCCACTCTCGTGGGAAGACGAGTCAACGCTCCTGGCCATCCGCAAATACATGCAGACCGTCCGCAAGGACGCCCCGTGGTGCCCGAGCAACATCGAGTTCATCCGCCGCATCAACGGCCTCGACTCGATCGACGACGTTAAACGCATCTGCTTCGACGCCTCCTACCTCGTCCTCGGCCTCGGCGACGTCTACCTCGGCGCTCCCGTCGCTACGCCCGTCGATCCGCGTCACCGCCTCGTCACTACCAAGTACAACCCCGCCCGCACTTGGACGCCCGAAAACGCCGTCGGCATCGGCGGCGCCTACATGTGCGTCTACGGCATGGAAGGCCCCGGCGGCTACCAATTCATCGGCCGCACCGTCCAGATGTGGAACCGCTGGCGCCAAACCGCCGACTTCAAAGACGGCAAGCCCTGGCTCCTCCGCTTCTTCGACCAGGTTCGTTTCTACGAGTGCAGTCCGAAAGAGCTCCTCAAATTTCGCGAAGATTTCCCGCTCGGCCGCCACAAACTCCGCGTCGAAGAACAAACCTTCCGCCTGCGCGACTACCAAAAATTCCTCACCGACAACGCGTCGTCGATCACCGCGTTCAAAACCAAACAACAGGCCTCCTTCGACGCCGAACGTCACCGCTGGGAACTCTCTGGCCAGCTCAACTTCTCCGCCGAAAACGAATCCGCCGCCTCCAGCGCGACCGACGCCGTTGCTATCCCCGCCGGTTGCAACGCAATCACCGCCCAAGTCCCCGGCAACGTCTGGAAAATTACCTCTGCTGTCGGCGATAAAATCACCCGCGACCAACCACTCGCGATTCTCGAATCCATGAAAATGGAAATCTCGGTCCTTAGCACTGAGCCCGGCGAGATCGTCGAAATCCGCTGCACCGAAGGAAAACCCGTCAACGCCGGCGACATCATCGCCATCATCCGCCCGTGA
- a CDS encoding urea amidolyase associated protein UAAP1, with the protein MSAATPPLILSKTLTHSGLWSGVIGRGKTLRLTDLEGGANVGLLLYNADLPSERYNLPDTLKGQHIFYLRAPYCLHSDMGRILASITKDTVGWHDTVSGCSDKRSVTARYGEKTYQAARNDYHRNAHESFLIELAKWDLGKRDLVPNLNLFSKLVSDDTGRLTFVPNNSKPGDLIELRFEMNTLVVLNTCQHPFDPDPVYHPRNVQLEVFASPPPALDDPCRNSRPENVRAFETTELYHALRS; encoded by the coding sequence ATGTCCGCCGCCACACCGCCCCTCATTCTCTCAAAAACCCTCACCCATTCTGGCCTGTGGTCCGGCGTGATCGGACGTGGAAAAACCCTTCGCCTCACCGACCTCGAAGGCGGCGCCAACGTCGGCCTTCTCCTCTACAACGCCGACCTCCCCAGCGAGCGCTACAACCTCCCCGACACCCTCAAGGGCCAGCACATCTTCTACCTCCGCGCACCCTACTGCCTCCACTCCGACATGGGCCGCATCCTTGCCTCGATCACCAAGGACACCGTCGGCTGGCACGACACCGTCAGCGGCTGCTCCGACAAAAGATCCGTCACCGCCAGGTACGGCGAAAAAACCTACCAGGCCGCCCGCAACGACTATCACCGCAACGCCCACGAAAGCTTCCTCATCGAGCTCGCCAAATGGGACCTCGGCAAACGCGACCTCGTTCCAAACCTGAACCTCTTCAGCAAACTCGTCTCCGACGACACCGGCCGCCTCACCTTCGTCCCCAACAACTCCAAGCCCGGCGACCTCATCGAACTCCGCTTCGAGATGAACACCCTCGTCGTCCTCAACACCTGCCAGCACCCCTTCGACCCCGACCCGGTTTACCACCCGCGCAACGTCCAACTCGAAGTATTCGCCTCGCCACCACCCGCGCTCGACGACCCCTGCCGCAACTCCCGCCCCGAAAACGTCCGAGCCTTCGAAACCACCGAGCTCTACCACGCCCTCCGGTCATGA